GCCACCCCCGGGGCCTCGCCACCCTGTCCGGGCTGGAGGTCTGGGAGCGCTTCTCGTTCCTGGGCATGCAGGCCATCCTCGTCCTGTACTTCGCCGACGCGGTGGCCGACGGCGGCCTGGGGATGAACCCGGGCACCGCGGCGTCCGTCGCCGCGGCCTACGGGACCATGGTCTACCTCGTCTCCGTCGCGGGCGGCTGGCTCGCCGACCGCATCCTCGGTTCCTACCGCGCCGTCCTGTGGGGCGGCATCCTGATCGCCTGCGGCCACTACGCCATGGCCGTGCCGACCGCCGCCATGACCTGGACCGGCCTGGGCCTGATCAGCGCGGGCACCGGCCTGCTCAAGCCCAACGTCGCCACCATGGTCGGCAAGCTGTACCGCACCGACGACGACCGGCGCGACGCCGGCTTCGCCCTCTACTACATGGGCATCAACATCGGCGCCTTCGCCGGCCCGCTGATCACCGGCTGGCTCGGCGAGCACCAGGGCTGGCACTGGGGCTTCTCCGCCGCCGCCGTCGGCATGACCGCCGGCCTGGTCCAGTACGTCCTGGGCCGCCGTCACCTGGCCGGGCGCCGGCACTCGGCCGAGTACGCCCTGGCGCCCGCCGCGATGCGCACCGCCGTGTGGCGGATCGTCGGCGGCTGCGTCGCCTTCGCGGTCCTCGCGACCGCCCTGGCCGCGGCCGGCTGGCTGACCATGGGCCGCTTCGTCGACCTGCTCACCCTCGTCTCGGTGATCGCCCCGGTCGTCTACTTCGCCGTCATGTTCCGCAGCCCCCGGGTGACGGCGGCGGAGCGCGGGCGGCTGCGCCCGTACGTGGTCCTCTTCCTCGCCTCCGTGGCCTTCAACTTCATCCTCTTCCAGGCGTACTCGACGATGATGCTGCTGGCCTCGACCAACGCCCGCACCTCCATCCTCGGCTTCGAGTTCCCCTCCAGCTGGTACGCCTCCGCCCTCGGCGCCTTCGAGGTGGCGCTGGCCCCGGTCGTCGCCGCCCTGTGGGCCCGGATGGGCCACCGCCAGCCGCACTCCTCCAACAAGATCGCCATCGGCGTGGTCCTGGGCGGCCTGTCCTTCCTGCTGATGGTCGTCCCGACCTCGGGGCACAGCGGCGACTCCTACCAGATGGCCGCCTGGTGGATCGTCGGCTCGTACCTGCTGCTCGGCCTCGGCGACGTCCTGCTGGAGACCTCCGGCATGTCGGCCACCAGCAAGCTCGCGCCCAAGGCCTTCGCCAGCCAGACGATGGCCCTGTGGTTCCTCTCCCTCGCGCTGGCCAACGGCATCCAGGCCCAGGTCGTGAAGGTCTACGACCAGGTCTCGCACCCCGTGTACTTCGGGGTCAACGGCGCCATCGCGGTCGCCGCCGGCCTCGTCGTGATGGCCCTCGCGCCCTGGCTGCGGCGCACGATGCACCCCGTCCACTGAGGCGATGTCCCCTCGGCCGATTGGCGACCCCACCCCATGATTATCCGTACCGATTTCCCCTACGCGACCACCCACGAGGACGTCCGCATCCCGCTGCCCGACGGCGTCGAGCTGTACGCCCGCGTCTGGCGCCCGGTGACCGACGAGCCCGTGCCGGCCCTGCTGGAGTACCTCCCGTACCGGCTGACCGACTGGACCGCCCCCCGCGACTGGCAGCGCCACCCCTGGTACGCGGGCCACGGCTACGCCTCCGTCCGCGTGGACGTGCGCGGCCACGGGTGCAGCGGCGGCCTGCCCGGCGACGAGTACGACGCCCGGGAGCTGACGGACGGGGTCGCGGTCGTGGAGTGGCTCGCGGCGCAGCCGTGGTGCACGGGGGCCGTGGGCATGTTCGGCATCTCGTGGGGCGGCTTCAACAGCCTCCAGATCGCCGCGCTCGCGCCCGAGGCCCTCAAGGCGGTCGTCACCGTCTGCTCGACCGACGACCGCTACGACAACGACGTGCACTACATGGGCGGCTCGGTACTGGCCGTGGACATGCACGCGTGGGCGGCCACCATGCTCGCCTTCGCCTCCCGCCCGCCGGACCCCGCGTACGTCGGCGACGGCTGGCGCGCGCAGTGGCTGGAGCGGCTGGAGGCCGTGGAGCCGCTCGTGCACACCTGGCTCTCGCACCAGACCCGCGACGACTACTGGCGCCACGGCAGCGTCTGCGAGGACTACGGGGCGATCCGCGCCGCGGTCCTCGCGGTGGGCGGCTGGCACGACCCGTACCGGGACACCGTGCTGCGGCTGGCCGAGCACCTGCCGCCGGACCGGGTGCGCGGCCTGATCGGGCCCTGGTCGCACCAGTACCCGGACCGCGGGCTGCCGCCCGGGCCGGCGATCGGTTTCCTCCAGGAGACCCTGCGCTGGTGGGACCACTGGCTCAAGGGCGAGGACACCGGGGT
Above is a window of Streptomyces subrutilus DNA encoding:
- a CDS encoding peptide MFS transporter produces the protein MTDKDEPTDPEAERPPPSDDHAFLGHPRGLATLSGLEVWERFSFLGMQAILVLYFADAVADGGLGMNPGTAASVAAAYGTMVYLVSVAGGWLADRILGSYRAVLWGGILIACGHYAMAVPTAAMTWTGLGLISAGTGLLKPNVATMVGKLYRTDDDRRDAGFALYYMGINIGAFAGPLITGWLGEHQGWHWGFSAAAVGMTAGLVQYVLGRRHLAGRRHSAEYALAPAAMRTAVWRIVGGCVAFAVLATALAAAGWLTMGRFVDLLTLVSVIAPVVYFAVMFRSPRVTAAERGRLRPYVVLFLASVAFNFILFQAYSTMMLLASTNARTSILGFEFPSSWYASALGAFEVALAPVVAALWARMGHRQPHSSNKIAIGVVLGGLSFLLMVVPTSGHSGDSYQMAAWWIVGSYLLLGLGDVLLETSGMSATSKLAPKAFASQTMALWFLSLALANGIQAQVVKVYDQVSHPVYFGVNGAIAVAAGLVVMALAPWLRRTMHPVH